TCAGCCAACGCCCCCGGCTTGAGGTCAAAGTGCAGCGAATTAGCCTGAACTTTTAGGGCATTAGGAAGGTCCATAAACCAATTGAGATTCATTGACTTATTGCTGCTGACCCAGAAAATTTGCTGGGTCAGCGTATGCTGAAGGTATTCATTTACACTCAGCAACTGCTGCTGATTGATCTGCAGGCTAATGGCTAAGGTTAACTGGCTGCCGAGCTGCTTATTGAGCTGATCCAACAGCTCGCGGCGAGCATCAACAATATCTTCTAGCGCGCTAACCACATCGTCAGACGGCTTATCCTTATTTTGACTAAGCAACTGGGTGACATAATCCGTTCCTTGGAATAGCGCATCTCGCTTTTCATTGATGTCGAACTGTTCCAAACGTAAGTCGGCAATCTGCGTAGCAACATCGTTAGTCAGTTTTTCCGTCGGCAGATTTTGTTGTTGCTGATAGAGAATGCGCGACAGCAGCAAACTGCCTTTCAGCACCGTTATCTGCTCTTTCAAATTGCGCTCTGCCTGTAGAGAGCGGTCTAGCCAGTTTTTGATACGGATATTTTCCTGAACCAGCGTATTCACGCCCTCGGTCGCTTCGATTAACCGCTTACTCAATTGGCGGTTAATATCGAGCTCGCGCCCAATAATAGGATCCTGCTGAATATCCTGAGTGGCGTCATCAGGGTTTTGCGCTTCCTGCGCCGTCTTTTCAGACTGGGTTAAGCGCTTGCCGTTTTCTACCTCGCGAACCAGTTGAACCATGTGTTCTAACTGATTGATTCTGGCATTGGCGTAATCACGCTGCTTTTGCAGGGAATCTTGTAATGCAGTGTTAGCCGACAAGCTTTGGCGCTGGTAGTCGAGGGACATGTTCAGCATCGCCATTTGCGTATTCAGCATGTTTTGCTGTGTTGGACGCATATTGCTGGGATCGGATAACGCGTTTCGGATTTGTTGTATCTGTTGTGACGTCGCCATCATGCTGCTTTGCGCACGCTCTGGCTGGGTCTGAAGAGAAATAAGCTGGCTATTAAAATTGGCTAAGTCTTCCTGCGCGCTTTGTAGGTCATCCAGCGTGCTGCCCATCCTGTTTTCTAGCTGGCGCAAAGAGAGCGTCGACAGCGACGAACGCGTGATGGCTTCGCTATCGGCCTGTTGAATAGATTCTAATCCGCTGAGCGCCTGATTTAGCTTGAGCGGAGCTTGTTGAATCTGCTGTTTAAGCTGCTGGCTTTCCTGCTTGATGCGGTCGATACCGTCGAGGTATTCGAGCGTTTTCATCAAATCCTGTTGCGAAAGCTTTTCTCCCGGCGACAGCGATTTCTGCTTACTTAAAGAATCTAACTGGTTCTGCACTTCAGCCCGCGTCGATATATCGCCGCTCAGTGCTAACGCATAATCAGGAACCAATAAAATAAGCACACTAATAATTAGTGAAATTAAATAAAACTGTGCGCGCCGAGTTAATTTAACAGAGCGTAACGTAATGCTGCCAGCCATCATGGGAAGAGATCGTTTAACGGGAAGAGTAGATTAGCGTAGCACGAAGATATTAAGACAATGAATAGGCAAAAGCCGAAAATGAAATCTATTTTTTATATAATAAATAAGGACGACATTTGTGTGGGAATTAATCCCTATCGTCCTCGTTAAGGTTCAATGCAAAATTAGAACGTAAGCACCTTGTCTGCGGCTAGCGTCCACTGAGCCAGCTCAACCAACGTCCCAATCTCAACCCCGTCAATCAACGGTAATGTGCTGATTCCACGGCCATCGGCGCAGGTTTTACACAGTTTAAAAGGCACCTGCTGAGCCGTCAGAATTTCAATCATCTGCTGGAGGTTATAGCCTTCATGGGGCTTTTGTCCGGCTAAACCCGATGTGACAGCATCAGACATCAAAAAGATTTTCAGCTCAATCTCGCCCTGCTGCTCTTTCATCGCAATAGCCAAGCGCAGCGCGTTAAACAATGATTCTTGGCCATAACCGGCCCCATTGGCGATCAAAACAATTTTCTGCATTAGGATTTCCCTCTGTTCAGCGGCGTCATCGCTACCGTATATGCCGGCGCTTCAAACGGCATGCTAACAGCGCCATGCAGGAGATGTTCGCTGTACTTGATCATGTCGATAAAGCTGTCGACCATAAATGAAGCTTCTTCTTTTAAATCAAAGCTTTCTGGTAAAAATAACCAGCTTTCCATTATACCCGTTATATACGAACGCATCATTACCGCTGTGCGCCGAGTATTAAGTTCGGCAGGCAACTGTTGACACTCAATACAGTTACGTAGCACATTTTCGATGCGCTCAAAATTTTCGAGGTACAAAATCTTGCGAATATCAGCTAAAGAACGCATCTCGCCGACAAATTCGCATTTATGAAATATAATTTCCATCAACGCTTTACGGCGTGGGTCATCGACGGTTGCGACTAAGATATAAATTAGGATTTCGCGTAAAATCCTAAGTGGATTATCTGGATACTTTGCTTGATACTCTATCTCTAAGTCACTGACTTTTGATTCGGTCAGGTTCCAGACTTCATTAAAAAGGTCTACTTTATTTTTAAAGTGCCAATAAATTGCGCCACGCGTCACACCAGCTGCGTTGGCAATATCCGTTAGAGAGGTAGCGGACACACCGCGTGCGGAAAACTCACATACTGCCGCTTCAAGTATTTGCAGTCGGGTTGCTTGAGCTTGCTCTTTGGTTTTTCGTGCCATGGCGTTATATTTTTAATGTGCTTTGATTTACATACATTCATGAATGTATGTACCATAACATGCAGTTTTAATTAGCGCAGCAATGGGTTTTCACAAATGAATCAATACCCATTTAACAATCGAACTCTTGAGGTTATCTATGAATAAAAACAGAGGGTTAACGCCTCTGGCGGCCGTGCTAATGTTTTCTGGTAGTTTACTTCTTACAGGATGTAACGACGAAAACGAGCAAAAAGGTCAGCAAAGCGCACCTGAGGTGGGTGTTGTGACGCTGAAAGCTGAGCCGTTGAACGTCACCACTGAGCTTCCTGGACGTACATCTGCATATCGCATCGCAGAAGTTCGCCCTCAGGTTGGCGGTATCATCCTTAAGCGTAACTTCGTGGAAGGCAGCGACATCCAGGCCGGTTCTTCCCTGTATCAAATCGATCCAGCAACTTATCAGGCCGCTTATGACAGCGCACGTGGCGATTTGGCCAAAGCTGAAGCCGCCGCAAATATCGCTCACCTGACAGTCAATCGCTATAAGACATTAGTCGGTACTAAGTACATCAGTCAGCAAGAATACGATACAGCTGTTGCCGACGCGCGTCAGGCGGATGCAGCCGTTACCGCAGCAAAAGCCGCGGTAGAAACTGCACGTATCAATCTGGCTTACACCAAAGTCACTTCGCCAATCAGCGGTCGTATTGGTAAATCCAGCGTGACCGAGGGGGCTTTAGTGACCTCTAATCAGGCTAATGCGCTGGCAACCGTTCAGCAACTTGACCCGATTTATGTCGACGTGACTCAGTCAAGCAATGACTTCCTGCGTTTAAAAGAAGAGCTGGCTAACGGCACTTTAGAGCAGGAAGGCGGTAAGGCTAAGGCTGAACTGGTGTTGGAAAATGGACAGGTTTACGCACAGAAAGGCTCTCTGGAGTTTTCTGACGTCACCGTTGATGAAAGCACTGGCTCAATCACTATTCGCGCCGTGTTCCCGAATCCTAAAGGCGATTTGTTGCCTGGCATGTTTGTGCGCGCTCGTCTGGATGAAGGGATCAAAAACAATGCGTTGCTCGTACCTCAGCAAGGCGTCACCCGTAATCCTCGCGGTGAAGCAACCGTCATGTTAGTCGGTGCCGACAACAAAGTTGAAAACCGTACCGTAACCGCAGCGCAAGCCATCGGTGATAAATGGTTAGTGACCGATGGTCTGAAATCCGGTGACAAAGTGATTGTGACTGGCTTGCAGAAAGTTCGTCCAGGTGTGCAAGTGAAAGTAGAAGAAGCTTCTGCAGGGAACGCTTCAACAAAAGATGCAGCGGCTAGCGAACCGAAGAAGTCTTAAGTGATGCTCGTTGCTGATACATTGATAAAAAGGAGCCAGTAATTCATGGCTAAGTTTTTTATAGATCGACCTATATTCGCCTGGGTTATCGCCATCATTATCATGCTGGCCGGTACGCTAGCGATTATGAAACTACCGGTGGCGCAATATCCAACGATTGCCCCTCCGGCGGTGTCGATCTCCGCAGTCTACCCTGGTGCTGATGCGCAGACGGTGCAGGACACGGTGACACAGATTATCGAACAGAACATGAACGGTATCGATAATCTGATGTACATGTCCTCTACCAGCGACTCATCGGGTAGCGTGTCGATCACGCTTACCTTCCAGTCTGGTACTGACCCGGATATCGCACAGGTTCAGGTGCAGAACAAATTGCAGCTAGCAACGCCGTTGCTGCCGCAAGAAGTTCAGCAACAAGGGATCAGCGTTGAGAAATCCAGTAGTAGCTTCCTGATGGTTGCTGGCTTTATTTCTGATGACGGAAGTATGTCTCAGGATGATATCGCCGACTACGTGGCTTCCAACATTAAAGATCCGATCAGCCGTTCCGAAGGGATTGGTGACGTACAGCTGTTTGGTGCTCAGTACGCGATGCGTATCTGGTTAGACCCAAATAAGCTGAACAACTACCAAATGACCCCTCTGGACGTGATCAACCAGATCAAAGTCCAGAACAACCAGATTGCAGCTGGCCAATTAGGTGGCGCTCCTCCGGTTCCTGGTCAGCAGTTGAACGCCTCAATCATTGCGCAAACGCGCTTACAGACACCGGAAGAATTCGGCAAGATCCTGATGAAGGTTCAAACCGATGGTTCTCGCGTGCTGCTGCGTGACGTAGCCAAGATTGAGCTAGGCGGCGAAAACTATAACGTTATCGCACGCTTTAACGGCAAACCTGCCGCAGGTCTGGGGATTAAACTGGCAACCGGTGCTAATGCACTGGATGCCGCTGAAGGGGTTAAAAAAGAGCTGGCTAAGTTGCAGCCGTTCTTCCCTGCCAGCATGAAGGTTGTTTATCCATACGACACCACGCCGTTCGTTAAGATTTCCATCAACGAAGTTGTGAAAACGTTGTTGGAAGCTATCGTGCTGGTGTTCTTGGTTATGTATCTGTTCTTACAGAACATTCGTGCAACCTTGATCCCAACCATCGCGGTTCCTGTGGTTCTGCTAGGGACGTTTGCTGTTCTATCCGCCTTTGGCTATTCGATAAACACCCTAACCATGTTTGGTATGGTGCTCGCGATAGGCCTCTTGGTGGATGACGCCATCGTTGTGGTGGAAAACGTTGAGCGTGTTATGGCCGAAGAGGGCCTACCACCAAAAGAAGCAACGCGTAAATCCATGGAGCAGATTCAGGGCGCCTTGGTGGGGATTGCGATGGTACTGTCCGCAGTATTTATCCCAATGGCATTCTTCGGTGGTTCAACCGGTGCGATTTATCGTCAGTTCTCCATCACTATCGTTTCCGCGATGGTGCTGTCAGTACTGGTAGCAATGATCCTGACACCGGCTCTGTGTGCCACCATGCTTAAACCGATCGAAAAAGGCAGCCATGGTAAAACCACCGGCTTCTTTGGTTGGTTTAACAACATGTTCGATAAGAGCACCGAGCACTATACGAATTCCGTTGCTGGCATTCTGCGTGGTACCGGTCGTTATCTGCTGATTTACCTGATTATCGTTGTCGGTATGGGTCTGTTGTTTGTCCGTATGCCAACGTCATTCTTACCGGATGAAGATCAGGGTATTGCTCTGACCATGGTTCAGTTACCGTCTGGTGCAACGCAAGAACGTACCAACAAGGTTCTGGCGCAAGTCACTGATTATTTCTTGGATAAAGAAAAAGCCAACGTTCAATCCGTCTTTACCGTGAGTGGCTTCGGCTTCAGCGGTCAAGGTCAGAACAACGGCTTGGCCTTCGTCAGCTTGAAACCTTGGGATGAACGTACCGGTGCAGATAACAAGGTTCCAGCCATTATCGCCCGCGCGACTGGCGCATTCAGTAAGATTAAAGATGGCTTGGTGTTCCCATTCAACCTGCCAGCAATTATCGAACTGGGTACGGCTACCGGCTTTGACTTTGAACTTATCGATCAGGCTGGCCTCGGCCACGAAAAACTGACCGAAGCACGTAATCAGCTGTTAGGCATGGCCGCACAGCATCCAGACACCGTGGTTCGTGTACGTCCAAACGGTTTGGAAGATACGCCGCAGTTCAAGATCATTGTCGATCAGGAAAAAGCACAGGCGTTAGGCGTTTCGATTTCAGACATCAACCAAACGCTGTCTACCGCGTTGGGTGGTACTTATGTGAACGACTTCATCGACCGTGGTCGTGTGAAGAAAGTTTACGTACAGGCTGATGCGCCATATCGTATGCTGCCAAACGATATCAATAACTACTATGTCCGTGGTGATTCAGGACAAATGGTACCGTTCTCAGCGTTCTCATCATCAAAATGGGAATATGGTTCTCCGCGTCTGGAACGATATAACGGCCTGCCATCCATGGAAATCCTTGGGGAAGCTGCACCGGGTAAAAGTACCGGTGAAGCAATGGCTCTGATGGAAGATTTGGTGACCAAGCTGCCTACCGGTATCGGTTTTGACTGGACAGGAATGTCCTATCAGGAACGCCTATCAGGTAACCAAGCTCCGGCGCTGTATGCCATCTCGCTCATCGTGGTCTTCCTATGCTTGGCTGCATTGTATGAAAGCTGGTCAATTCCGTTCTCCGTTATGCTCGTGGTTCCATTGGGCGTTATCGGTGCACTGTTGGCAGCAACGATGCGTGGTATGAACAACGACGTTTACTTCCAAGTAGGCTTGTTGACGACCATCGGACTTTCGGCCAAGAACGCCATACTTATCGTCGAGTTTGCTAAAGACTTGATGGATAAAGAAGGTAAAGGGCTGATTGAAGCGACGTTAGAAGCGGTACGCATGCGTCTACGTCCAATTCTGATGACGTCTCTGGCGTTTATGCTGGGTGTTCTGCCATTGGCTATCAGCTCCGGTGCCGGTTCTGGTGCACAGAATGCGGTAGGTACAGGCGTAATGGGCGGTATGGTTACTGCAACTATTCTGGCCATCTTCTTCGTACCGATGTTCTTTGTGGTCGTTCGCCGTCGCTTTAACAAAGGCGGTGAAGACATTGAACATAGCCATCCCGTTGACCATCAGGTGAAATAATTTATCTCCTGCTCAAAAGGCCGCATATGCGGCCTTTTTTATTGCCCTTCTCGACCATTTCTCACCAGTTTAAAAATCCTGTTCAACAATCCGCTTGCATCGGCAAAAAATGCGCCGCATAATAATTGTTATGTTATAACATAAATAAAGAGTGAGAAATGAAAGCCAATATCCATCCAAACTACCGCACCGTGGTTTTCCACGACACAACCGCAGATGCTTATTACAAAATCGGTTCAACAATCCAATCCGATCGCACTATCGAATTGGATGGGGTTAGCTATCCGTATGTCACGCTAGAGGTCTCTTCCGCTTCCCATCCTTATTACACGGGTAAGCAGAAAGAGTTTTCTAAAGAAGGCAGCGCAGCTAAATTCCAGCAACGTTTCGGTCACTTTATGACGAAGAAAAAACCTGTAGAGGTTAACTAATGCAAGTCTTAAGCTCATTACGATCCGCAAAAAAACGCCACCCTGACTGCAAAATTGTAAAACGTCATGGCCGCATATTTGTTATCTGCAAGTCGAATCCACGCTTCAAAGCCGTACAGGGAGGAAAGAAAAAACGCTGAATATGTCTGTTTTTACTCACCACAGCCCCACATCGTGGGGCTGCTCCCGCCTCTTCATCACACTGCTCTCTTTACCCTGCCTTATGCCTAGTCTTACTTCCAACATATTGAAAAAAAAAGAATCAGCGCTCTAGGACTTAGTTCTCACACCAAGACTCATAAACTCTGCGTAATAAAAAGTAAAATTCACTTGGTTAGGTACCTATTTGTGCAATAATCATAGAGAGATAATTATTTTCAAGTCATTACCCGATGTTTAATTAGTTAAATGCCTTTAGAATCGCAAGGTAATTTGTTTTAGAGTTGTCTGAAAAGCGTTTAAAAAACACGCAAAACGCCTTAATTAAATACTTATTAACACAAATTATCGCCAATCTAGATGTGCTTTTGCTATGATGTTGCGGCCTTTAGTAATGCTTATGGTTGTAAACTGCTTTTGACGTTTATTGTTGTGGCTTCACGGCAACATAGACTAATTCGTTGAGACAACGTTGAGCAAGGTGGAGGCATGATATGGATGAATACACGTCTTATCAGCACGATATAACAGAGCTGAAATACCTCTGCAATATGCTGTATAATCAGGGAATGGAAGTTCTGAGTGATAGCCATCATGGCTGGGTTAATGACCCAACTGCTGTAGCTAATCTGCAACTAAATGAATTAAACGAACATATCGCAACGTTTGGTTTAACGTTCAAGATTAAGTATCCAAAGAGTTCAGAATTAACTGAAATATTAGATGAGTATCTTGACGAAACTTATAGTCTGTTTAGTAATTACAGCATAAATGAACCAGAACTTAAAAAATGGCTTAAAGCAAAAGGCCGTATTTTGCGTTATTTAGCGGGTGAAAAACCAGCATCCGCGTTGAATTTTTAACCTTCGAACAGGAGTTTTTATGACTAAAATTGATTACCTTATGCGTTTACGCAAGTGCACAACGCTAGACACCCTAGAGCGCGTAATTGAAAAAAACAAATACGAACTCTCCGACGATGAGCTAGAAACATTCTACTCAGCCGCCGACCATCGTTTGGCCGAACTTACCATGAACAAACTGTACGATAAGATCCCTGCTGAAGTTTGGAAGTATGTACGTTAATTAGTTAATCTAAGTTGTCACTTAAGAAATTACCTTTATTTATTACTTAACGATTAATAAACACTTTTATCAATTGGATTAATCACCAATGGTTTTCCATTTGTATTTTTGCACCTTACATTAGGTGCTACTGTTTCAGCAGCCAGAAAGAAAAACAGTAAAGGCCAATGACGTATATATACGCTGGCCTTTACTTGCTCTATTCACCTGATAAATCCGTACTACGCCGCAATCTATCTAGGTCAATAGCCTTTTCTTTAATCACATTTAGCTTGGTTTCAGCCGCGACAAGGCCCCATACAGTCCCCTGCTCTTGTTGATAAAACGCATTTATCGCTAGAAAGTAATCATCTTTGTATTTAACCCACCCTCTTTGCGCGATTTTTAGTTTTGCCTGTGCAACTTCGGATTGATCTTTGAGTAATGATTTATACTGTTTATTTAACTCAGCATCCCACGCTTTCATCGCAGTCTGATAACAGTCAGAAATATCTTGTGTCGCAGAAGCCGCATTTTTACAGAGCGCCAAAGCAGCATCGATATCTTTGCCCAAAGGCGTTTTGGCATGTACTGATAGACTGCATGAAAACAACACTATCGCCAGTAACCCTTTCTTCATCACGATAACCTCATTAATTCACCCAATAGAAAGAATATATACAACTTCTCTCGCACTTGCGTATTACCGTTGTGGCAAAACGATGATGATTAGGCAATACAACGGGTTTGAGAATAGGTCAGTAACAGATGAAAGAACCGAAAGGTTTTAAAGCTAAGATAATTACAGAGGTATAAATGGGTGGAGGCCCTGCCAGCTACATCCCGGCACACACGTCGCCTGCTGCGGCTGCTTCCTTCCGGATCTGACCGAGTTCACAAGTTAGCGTTGCGGGAGAACCAACAGGGCCTCCATTGATGAGCGACTGAATTTGCTACTGCATAACGTCATGCATAACTTCAGTGCGGGGGCATTATCAGTGATGCCTCCGCGAAATGCAAGGCTAAGGCTGTCGAACGTCGTTTTATTAAACAATCATTCAATCCATCAGCCCCTTATGGCAAACTGAGCCCATATTCCGAGCCACTAACTTTGAACTTCAACGTCTTATGCCAAAAGATAGCCCATCGATACCTGAAGATAATTTTCGCCAACGTGTTTTGATGTCAATTCACGCTATCCCCTTTGGCAAGGTAGCGACATATGGACAAATAGCTCGCCTTGCGGGCTCCTCACGTGCGGCACGGCAGGTTGGTGGTATTTTACGCAAGCTCCCCCAGGGTTCCTCGATTCCTTGGTATCGCGTTGTCAATCGCAGCGGCAACATCTCTCTGATTGGCCCTGATTACGTACGTCAGCGTACCGCCTTGCAAGATGAAGGCGTCACCTTCAACGCTAGCGGCGTTATCGATTTGGCTCTTTACGGATGGGATCCGTCGCAGCTATAAAAAAACCTGCCACAATGGGCAGGTTTTCTATATCGCCATCGCCTAAACGAATATTAGAAAGGTGATGCTCCCTCAACCTTCTTTTTTTCGCTCAACACGGTGGCTGCACCATCAGCAGAAACAGGCACCAAGACCAGATCTTTCTGCGTGCCAGCGTTGTTATTCACCACTTCATTCAGGGTATCGGTGATGAAGACTAAACGACCGTCGACTTTAATTGCCGCGCTCAGGTTAATACGCTGGTTTGGCTGAATATCCTGAGGATTGAACGGCAGAACAAAGTTATAAGGTGGCTGTTTGCCATCGGTGCGGAACACTTTCTGTGACAACACACGAGCAGGCGCATCCGCCAGAGAAACATCGGCTAAAGTGACCGTAACTTCCGCATTCGGTGGCAGAGCGATGCGCTGACGAATATTCACGCTACCGCGTACCGCTGGGCCGCTAATCTGCGATGCATCTGCAGTCACTTGATTACCCGGAGCCGGCGTTGGAACATCAGCGGCATTTGAAGAACAGCCAGCAACCGTTGCGGTCATCAGTACACCACCTACAATTTTCCAGAGTTTCATAAGTTCGGTCTCCTTCCTTTTATTTTTGTTATCGGATGCCAATCTACAAAAGCACATTGAGCAACCGATACGAGCCTCTTAAAATAGTTTCTTAAACTACGATACTTGATAAGCATGGCACAAAGCGCTGAGTTTTCCAGTTTTATCTACTTTACATTAACATTTTCAGATAATTGAACCCTAGAAACGATGGCACCCCCTTAAATAGTTTTGTGATAAGTTCTGCCATAATTGATAATGCAATTGGGGTTTTCGCTCCTGTTTTCAACACTGGTTAATTAGGATCTCACTCATGAGTCAGGCATTAAAAAATTTACTCGATCTGTTAGATCTGGAAAAAATCGAAGAAGGGATCTATCGCGGGCAGAGTGAAGATCTTGGCTTACGTCAGGTTTTTGGCGGTCAGGTGGTTGGTCAAGCGCTCTATGCCGCGAAACAAACGGTGCCTTTAGAACGCAATATTCACTCCTTTCACAGCTATTTCCTCCGCCCCGGCGATAGCAGCCAGCCGATAATCTATGACGTTGAAAATCTGCGTGACGGCAATAGTTTCAGCGCGCGCAGGGTAAAGGCGGTGCAGCACGGTAAACCTATTTTCTACATGACGGCATCTTTCCAGACTGCAGAAGACGGTTTCGAACACCAAAACGTGATGCCCGATGTACCCGCGCCGGAATCATTAAAATCTGAGTCTGAAATTGCCAGTAGCATGGCGCACCTTATCCCTGAAGCCGTACGTGAAAAATTTACCTGTGAAAAACCGCTTGAGATGCGTCCGGTAAGTTTCCATAACCCTTTGATGGGCAAAGTAGAAGAGCCAATCCGTAACGTTTGGTTCAAAGCCAATGGCGAAATGCCTGACGACCCACGTATTCATCAGTACTTGCTGGGTTACGCGTCTGATTTCAACTTCCTACCAACCGCCTTACAGCCACACGGTAAAGGGTTCTTAGAGCCTGGCATGCAGGTCGCAACGATTGACCATTCGATGTGGTTCCATCGCCCGTTCCGCTTGGATGAGTGGCTACTTTATGCGGTCGAGAGCACCTCAGCGTCTGGCGCTCGCGGTTTTGTGCGTGGACAATTCTATAACCGAGCCGGTGAGCTGATTGCGTCTACGGTGCAGGAAGGCGTAATCCGCCAGCGTTCGTAAAAACGAGCATCACTCATAACGCAAAAGGGCGGATTTCTCCGCCCTTTTCACCTCTGCAATTGAACGATAAAAAAGGAAACTACTGGTTGTACGCGTTCTCACCGTGACTGTTGACGTCTAAGCCTTCACGCTCTTGTTCTTCCGGCACACGCAGGCCAACACAAACATCGGCAATCTTGAAGGCAATTAACGCTGCCACACCGGACCAAACAATGCAGACCACAACGCTAAGAGCCTGCACGCCTAACTGATGACCCATCGTCACCCCTTCGGCATAACCGGTTCCTCCCAAAGACGTTGCAGTTAGGATACCCGTGGCTAAACACCCCACGATACCGCACACGCCATGTACACCGAATACGTCACAGGTATCATCCACCTTCAGCCAGCGTTTCAGCATCACCACGCCCCACAGCCCAGCGATACCCGCAATCAGGCCGAGCAACAGCGCGCCCCCCACTCCAACGGTGCCTGCGGCAGGCGTTACCGCAACCAGCCCAGCGATACAGCCAGAACACGCGCCCAGCAGAGAGGGTTTCCCGCGCGTCATCCACTCAGCTAATACCCAAGACAGAATCGCCCCCGCCGTCGCTACCACCGTATTCACAAAGGCCAGCGCGGCAATTTCATTCGCTGCACTTGCCGAGCCTGCGTTAAAGCCAAACCAACCGATATACAGAATCGCAGTTCCCATAAAGACCATCGGTAGGTTATGAGGCTTGAAGGCTTCTTTGCCAAATCCTGCACGCTTACCTAACAGATACGCACCAACCAAACCTGCAATCGCCGCATTAATATGCACAACCGTCCCACCCGCAAA
This is a stretch of genomic DNA from Hafnia alvei. It encodes these proteins:
- a CDS encoding DsrE/DsrF/TusD sulfur relay family protein codes for the protein MQKIVLIANGAGYGQESLFNALRLAIAMKEQQGEIELKIFLMSDAVTSGLAGQKPHEGYNLQQMIEILTAQQVPFKLCKTCADGRGISTLPLIDGVEIGTLVELAQWTLAADKVLTF
- the acrR gene encoding multidrug efflux transporter transcriptional repressor AcrR, which produces MARKTKEQAQATRLQILEAAVCEFSARGVSATSLTDIANAAGVTRGAIYWHFKNKVDLFNEVWNLTESKVSDLEIEYQAKYPDNPLRILREILIYILVATVDDPRRKALMEIIFHKCEFVGEMRSLADIRKILYLENFERIENVLRNCIECQQLPAELNTRRTAVMMRSYITGIMESWLFLPESFDLKEEASFMVDSFIDMIKYSEHLLHGAVSMPFEAPAYTVAMTPLNRGKS
- a CDS encoding efflux RND transporter periplasmic adaptor subunit, with the protein product MNKNRGLTPLAAVLMFSGSLLLTGCNDENEQKGQQSAPEVGVVTLKAEPLNVTTELPGRTSAYRIAEVRPQVGGIILKRNFVEGSDIQAGSSLYQIDPATYQAAYDSARGDLAKAEAAANIAHLTVNRYKTLVGTKYISQQEYDTAVADARQADAAVTAAKAAVETARINLAYTKVTSPISGRIGKSSVTEGALVTSNQANALATVQQLDPIYVDVTQSSNDFLRLKEELANGTLEQEGGKAKAELVLENGQVYAQKGSLEFSDVTVDESTGSITIRAVFPNPKGDLLPGMFVRARLDEGIKNNALLVPQQGVTRNPRGEATVMLVGADNKVENRTVTAAQAIGDKWLVTDGLKSGDKVIVTGLQKVRPGVQVKVEEASAGNASTKDAAASEPKKS
- a CDS encoding efflux RND transporter permease subunit produces the protein MAKFFIDRPIFAWVIAIIIMLAGTLAIMKLPVAQYPTIAPPAVSISAVYPGADAQTVQDTVTQIIEQNMNGIDNLMYMSSTSDSSGSVSITLTFQSGTDPDIAQVQVQNKLQLATPLLPQEVQQQGISVEKSSSSFLMVAGFISDDGSMSQDDIADYVASNIKDPISRSEGIGDVQLFGAQYAMRIWLDPNKLNNYQMTPLDVINQIKVQNNQIAAGQLGGAPPVPGQQLNASIIAQTRLQTPEEFGKILMKVQTDGSRVLLRDVAKIELGGENYNVIARFNGKPAAGLGIKLATGANALDAAEGVKKELAKLQPFFPASMKVVYPYDTTPFVKISINEVVKTLLEAIVLVFLVMYLFLQNIRATLIPTIAVPVVLLGTFAVLSAFGYSINTLTMFGMVLAIGLLVDDAIVVVENVERVMAEEGLPPKEATRKSMEQIQGALVGIAMVLSAVFIPMAFFGGSTGAIYRQFSITIVSAMVLSVLVAMILTPALCATMLKPIEKGSHGKTTGFFGWFNNMFDKSTEHYTNSVAGILRGTGRYLLIYLIIVVGMGLLFVRMPTSFLPDEDQGIALTMVQLPSGATQERTNKVLAQVTDYFLDKEKANVQSVFTVSGFGFSGQGQNNGLAFVSLKPWDERTGADNKVPAIIARATGAFSKIKDGLVFPFNLPAIIELGTATGFDFELIDQAGLGHEKLTEARNQLLGMAAQHPDTVVRVRPNGLEDTPQFKIIVDQEKAQALGVSISDINQTLSTALGGTYVNDFIDRGRVKKVYVQADAPYRMLPNDINNYYVRGDSGQMVPFSAFSSSKWEYGSPRLERYNGLPSMEILGEAAPGKSTGEAMALMEDLVTKLPTGIGFDWTGMSYQERLSGNQAPALYAISLIVVFLCLAALYESWSIPFSVMLVVPLGVIGALLAATMRGMNNDVYFQVGLLTTIGLSAKNAILIVEFAKDLMDKEGKGLIEATLEAVRMRLRPILMTSLAFMLGVLPLAISSGAGSGAQNAVGTGVMGGMVTATILAIFFVPMFFVVVRRRFNKGGEDIEHSHPVDHQVK
- a CDS encoding type B 50S ribosomal protein L31, whose translation is MKANIHPNYRTVVFHDTTADAYYKIGSTIQSDRTIELDGVSYPYVTLEVSSASHPYYTGKQKEFSKEGSAAKFQQRFGHFMTKKKPVEVN
- the ykgO gene encoding type B 50S ribosomal protein L36, with translation MQVLSSLRSAKKRHPDCKIVKRHGRIFVICKSNPRFKAVQGGKKKR
- the tomB gene encoding Hha toxicity modulator TomB, translating into MDEYTSYQHDITELKYLCNMLYNQGMEVLSDSHHGWVNDPTAVANLQLNELNEHIATFGLTFKIKYPKSSELTEILDEYLDETYSLFSNYSINEPELKKWLKAKGRILRYLAGEKPASALNF
- a CDS encoding HHA domain-containing protein: MTKIDYLMRLRKCTTLDTLERVIEKNKYELSDDELETFYSAADHRLAELTMNKLYDKIPAEVWKYVR
- a CDS encoding lysozyme inhibitor LprI family protein: MKKGLLAIVLFSCSLSVHAKTPLGKDIDAALALCKNAASATQDISDCYQTAMKAWDAELNKQYKSLLKDQSEVAQAKLKIAQRGWVKYKDDYFLAINAFYQQEQGTVWGLVAAETKLNVIKEKAIDLDRLRRSTDLSGE
- a CDS encoding MGMT family protein, whose product is MPKDSPSIPEDNFRQRVLMSIHAIPFGKVATYGQIARLAGSSRAARQVGGILRKLPQGSSIPWYRVVNRSGNISLIGPDYVRQRTALQDEGVTFNASGVIDLALYGWDPSQL